The proteins below are encoded in one region of Streptomyces sp. NBC_00490:
- a CDS encoding bestrophin-like domain produces MPEWLVLTLAMLAACGAVVVISVFRHKAAAQDEDPSETPDVIEYMTMWIGVVYAIVLGLAIAGVWEGRSAAQDHVQAEAVALHEISERVRVYPADARDRIRDDVNAYVGHVVNTEWKAMADNGEATQRGADLLERLRHDVTDYEPRTDFQAQAYQPLVDQVAAADQARTARINSMGATMPGVVWFGLIGGAVVTIGMVLALQIRRTARELILAGIFSALIAFLLFLIWDFDAPYSRGITASAEPFLNLFPDARS; encoded by the coding sequence TTGCCGGAATGGCTTGTTCTCACCCTCGCGATGCTGGCCGCCTGTGGCGCGGTGGTCGTCATCTCGGTCTTCCGCCACAAGGCGGCGGCCCAGGACGAGGACCCCAGCGAGACCCCGGACGTCATCGAGTACATGACGATGTGGATCGGCGTGGTGTACGCCATCGTCCTGGGCCTGGCCATCGCGGGCGTCTGGGAGGGACGCAGCGCCGCCCAGGACCACGTCCAGGCGGAGGCCGTGGCCCTGCACGAGATCTCGGAGCGTGTGCGGGTCTATCCGGCCGACGCCCGTGACCGCATTCGCGACGATGTCAACGCCTATGTCGGACACGTGGTGAACACCGAGTGGAAGGCGATGGCCGACAACGGCGAGGCCACCCAGCGGGGCGCCGACCTCCTCGAGCGGCTCCGCCACGACGTCACCGACTACGAGCCGCGGACGGACTTCCAGGCCCAGGCCTACCAGCCGCTCGTCGACCAGGTGGCCGCGGCCGACCAGGCGCGCACCGCCCGTATCAACTCGATGGGGGCGACGATGCCGGGCGTGGTGTGGTTCGGGCTGATCGGCGGGGCCGTCGTCACCATCGGCATGGTCCTGGCCCTGCAGATCCGGCGCACGGCGCGCGAGCTGATCCTCGCCGGGATCTTCTCCGCGCTGATCGCCTTCCTGCTCTTCCTGATCTGGGACTTCGACGCGCCCTACAGCCGGGGCATCACGGCGTCCGCGGAGCCGTTCCTGAACCTCTTCCCCGACGCCAGGTCCTGA